One Flagellimonas sp. CMM7 genomic region harbors:
- a CDS encoding N-acetylmuramoyl-L-alanine amidase, with the protein MRNRKNTATMKQFKILLIVLFLVPVNMLFSQEKKVIMIDAGHGGIDSGALGANHSREKDITLAIAKAMLMYNRTLLDNPYELYLTRYKDTLISLSHRTQLVHVLRPDLFISLHCNHAKNEKATGIEVYLHNKTSLKNENQMESKVVALSMIEVLTERLGYRSRGIKRANFQVLRESIAISPAILVELGFLSNTDEASYLELEKNINALALALLMAIKI; encoded by the coding sequence ATGAGAAATCGAAAAAACACAGCTACGATGAAACAGTTCAAAATACTACTTATTGTTCTCTTTTTAGTTCCTGTCAACATGCTGTTTTCACAGGAGAAAAAGGTAATTATGATTGATGCTGGACACGGGGGAATAGACTCTGGTGCCTTAGGAGCCAATCATAGCAGAGAAAAGGATATCACCTTGGCGATTGCAAAAGCAATGTTGATGTATAACAGAACACTACTTGATAATCCTTACGAGCTATATCTCACCAGGTATAAGGATACCCTAATTTCATTAAGTCATCGAACCCAATTGGTTCACGTCTTACGACCTGACCTTTTTATTTCGTTGCATTGCAACCACGCCAAGAATGAAAAAGCCACAGGTATTGAAGTGTATCTGCACAATAAAACGAGTTTGAAAAATGAAAACCAAATGGAATCAAAAGTTGTTGCCCTTTCTATGATTGAGGTACTTACAGAGCGATTGGGCTATAGAAGCAGGGGAATCAAAAGAGCCAATTTTCAGGTATTACGTGAATCTATAGCAATAAGTCCTGCTATTTTGGTGGAGCTTGGTTTTTTGTCCAATACGGATGAAGCCTCCTATTTAGAATTGGAAAAGAATATCAACGCATTGGCATTGGCCTTGCTGATGGCCATTAAAATTTAA